One part of the Sphingobacterium sp. LZ7M1 genome encodes these proteins:
- a CDS encoding toprim domain-containing protein: protein MDDLREIPISDFLARLGHHPVRKSGKELFYHSMLRETKQDTPSLTVWDEGGKWIDRGGPNSTGIHGGSIVQLGLAYWPQLSFVEVLNKIKDTYDMQVSMIPAYKPVKSAKEQEQKGYTFELVRTQPIGRNFVLTKYLEARGILDVAHGHLHEIYYRNRLDNENKSIFYAIGWKNDQDNWEFTNAKGFKSSIGKKGISVIPGNPDHAVLFEGYMDYLSWLKVNHPDPAPTAIVLNSIVQLKNAIEWVKGIPTVDVYFDNDDPGRNCTQRLIEAVPQAKDRSGVYGAYKDYNDMLRAVLNEHEIQHQRAGPKR from the coding sequence GTGGACGATCTCCGGGAAATCCCGATTTCGGATTTTTTGGCCAGGCTCGGTCACCATCCGGTACGTAAATCCGGCAAGGAACTTTTCTACCACAGTATGCTACGGGAAACCAAGCAAGACACCCCATCCCTGACGGTTTGGGATGAGGGTGGAAAATGGATCGACCGAGGTGGCCCGAACTCAACGGGCATACATGGCGGTAGTATCGTCCAGCTCGGCCTTGCCTATTGGCCACAGCTTTCCTTTGTCGAAGTGCTCAATAAAATAAAGGACACCTACGATATGCAGGTGTCCATGATACCAGCTTACAAACCCGTCAAATCCGCTAAAGAACAAGAGCAGAAAGGATACACCTTTGAACTCGTGCGAACACAGCCTATCGGCAGAAACTTTGTCCTAACCAAATACCTTGAGGCACGTGGGATATTGGACGTTGCACATGGACACCTGCACGAAATCTATTACAGAAACCGTCTTGACAACGAAAACAAAAGTATTTTCTATGCCATTGGCTGGAAGAACGATCAGGACAACTGGGAGTTTACCAATGCCAAAGGTTTCAAGAGCAGTATCGGCAAGAAAGGTATATCCGTGATCCCTGGCAATCCAGACCATGCCGTTCTCTTTGAAGGTTATATGGACTATCTAAGTTGGCTTAAAGTGAACCACCCAGATCCTGCGCCGACCGCCATCGTCCTAAATTCCATTGTCCAGTTAAAGAATGCCATCGAATGGGTCAAGGGCATACCCACCGTGGACGTCTATTTCGACAATGACGATCCCGGCCGCAACTGTACACAAAGGCTGATCGAAGCCGTGCCACAGGCCAAAGACCGTTCCGGTGTTTATGGGGCGTACAAAGATTACAACGATATGCTAAGGGCAGTCCTAAACGAGCATGAAATACAGCACCAACGGGCAGGCCCCAAGCGCTGA
- a CDS encoding AvrD family protein, protein MEKYCTEIDSYLGNGNSRYFSQGFKHFEFDLHTVRLTEDGFTSVIAASYKGPGRPRQENPHLGSMEYSAIALYLAEVHMVKISRLTRSELARAFPRDFQVKINKEITIASNPEEICVECHQLSSKLTLDSLNGRLTVLVVKIGRTTCRITLDHPGPSQVKLRENDWPIQDGTMYSRSYRDRNTEISEIKIDESQEKISCVMQPTPTLFQELSGLGTSFDHIILTDLIGTTGQLMQVLLFRLLKTEREKCPNIWLRSMDIKFERPEKRENYRAKVNLSDRKMLKMGDHTYHSFSVISKIANMDARFNVCHKIAYL, encoded by the coding sequence ATGGAAAAATATTGCACAGAGATTGACAGCTATTTGGGAAACGGAAATTCAAGGTATTTTTCTCAAGGGTTCAAACATTTTGAATTTGATCTGCACACGGTTAGATTAACAGAAGATGGTTTTACTTCAGTGATTGCTGCATCATATAAGGGGCCGGGCAGGCCACGTCAGGAAAATCCCCATTTGGGCAGCATGGAATATTCCGCAATTGCACTTTATTTAGCTGAAGTACATATGGTGAAAATATCCAGATTGACGAGATCCGAACTCGCCAGGGCATTTCCAAGAGATTTCCAGGTCAAGATCAATAAAGAGATCACAATTGCTTCCAATCCTGAAGAGATCTGTGTGGAATGCCATCAATTGAGTTCCAAGTTGACACTGGATTCACTTAACGGGAGGCTTACGGTACTTGTTGTAAAGATCGGAAGGACGACCTGTAGGATCACTTTGGACCACCCGGGCCCTTCCCAGGTAAAGCTCAGGGAAAATGACTGGCCGATCCAAGATGGAACGATGTACAGCAGATCCTATCGAGATAGAAATACGGAAATATCAGAAATTAAAATAGATGAGAGTCAAGAAAAGATTTCCTGTGTCATGCAACCCACACCAACTCTTTTTCAAGAACTGAGCGGTCTGGGAACTTCATTTGACCATATCATATTGACAGATCTTATAGGGACTACTGGACAACTTATGCAGGTCCTGCTCTTTAGGTTATTGAAGACTGAAAGGGAAAAATGTCCGAATATTTGGCTGAGGTCAATGGATATCAAATTTGAAAGACCAGAAAAGAGGGAAAATTACAGGGCTAAGGTCAACCTTTCTGATAGAAAGATGCTCAAAATGGGAGACCATACATACCATTCGTTTTCTGTCATAAGTAAGATTGCAAATATGGATGCGAGGTTCAATGTTTGTCACAAAATTGCCTACTTATGA
- a CDS encoding ATP-binding protein: MKRIAISGTYCTGKTTLSLALSFATGIPSTHAPTMREILPDLFPRKNLKQCSYPELLRLGMERFKNRLEAESGLTTGFISDGCPLQEWLYGSTRLVTGAYPNENKWSMLWKKIKNYRQYRDFELLMRGFEGLAKTYTKNNYDLFFHLPIEFPFVEDGHRPTSERFREESERMLINTYRTLNISPIYVTGTLENRLSIILDHLNIVSKITVEEAIMLSLKVKKDQFDRIALE; the protein is encoded by the coding sequence ATGAAGCGGATAGCTATCAGTGGAACCTACTGTACGGGCAAGACCACATTAAGCTTGGCTCTATCCTTCGCAACAGGGATTCCTTCAACACATGCACCAACCATGCGTGAAATCTTACCTGATCTGTTTCCCCGGAAGAATCTTAAACAGTGTTCCTATCCTGAATTATTACGATTGGGCATGGAGCGTTTCAAGAATAGACTGGAAGCGGAAAGTGGATTAACCACAGGTTTCATCAGTGACGGCTGTCCTCTGCAGGAATGGCTCTATGGGAGCACTCGTTTGGTTACTGGAGCTTATCCCAATGAGAACAAGTGGTCGATGTTATGGAAGAAAATAAAGAACTACAGACAGTACAGAGATTTTGAATTGCTGATGAGAGGTTTTGAAGGTTTGGCAAAGACCTATACGAAAAACAATTACGACCTCTTTTTTCATCTTCCCATTGAATTTCCATTTGTTGAAGATGGACACCGTCCGACTTCTGAAAGATTCAGGGAGGAATCTGAAAGGATGCTCATAAATACTTATCGAACCCTTAATATTTCCCCGATATATGTCACCGGAACATTAGAAAATAGACTGAGTATAATTTTAGATCACCTTAATATAGTATCTAAGATAACTGTGGAAGAAGCGATAATGCTTTCATTAAAAGTGAAAAAAGATCAATTCGATCGTATAGCCCTGGAGTAG
- a CDS encoding AraC family transcriptional regulator gives MKFILTLPERTSKELLLKGIVDTVLMPLPCSEYIYLKGKRCQIKLASFDKDCLLIEHYIITSKEGYSLTIQSTTNVYVLLMLMKGSIAYSEKNGANPIYLKDGETILLFARQDIYNIIFLDQEMELYTVSILDSLSPMLFHRNRLLLDFVAGSNNKKINGMKPQKMDNYFIMSLKSLLKVPKNSNSRYIHYLLVRFSNLLSAYKGLHGKYNIHRTIKKINQVQSDLLKNLATADTQFVQRLARKNGLTISKMERLFKERYGTTVRKFIQEKKLELISGLLIDTEISLLELSIMFKFSSISAMNRTFKKHSGTTMGKFRSHHRNLHIS, from the coding sequence ATGAAGTTTATACTTACCCTGCCAGAAAGAACTTCCAAAGAGCTTCTGCTCAAAGGAATCGTAGACACAGTACTGATGCCCCTGCCGTGTTCAGAGTACATCTACTTAAAAGGAAAACGTTGTCAGATAAAATTGGCAAGCTTTGATAAGGACTGCCTGTTGATAGAACATTATATCATTACCTCAAAAGAAGGTTATTCATTGACAATACAATCGACCACTAATGTATATGTCCTTCTGATGCTCATGAAAGGTTCGATTGCATATTCTGAAAAAAATGGTGCGAATCCAATATACCTTAAGGATGGTGAAACCATATTATTATTTGCACGCCAGGATATCTATAATATCATCTTTCTTGATCAGGAGATGGAGCTGTATACCGTTAGTATACTTGACTCGCTTTCTCCAATGCTCTTTCATAGGAACCGTCTGCTGCTAGATTTTGTTGCAGGTTCCAACAATAAAAAAATCAATGGAATGAAGCCTCAAAAAATGGACAATTATTTCATCATGTCCTTAAAAAGTTTGCTAAAAGTTCCGAAAAACTCCAACTCTCGTTACATACATTATCTTTTGGTCCGTTTCTCCAATTTATTATCAGCTTACAAAGGATTGCACGGTAAATACAATATCCATCGTACAATAAAAAAAATCAATCAGGTTCAAAGTGACCTCTTGAAAAATTTAGCAACGGCCGACACACAATTCGTCCAAAGGTTAGCCAGAAAAAACGGTTTGACCATCTCCAAAATGGAACGTCTGTTCAAAGAAAGGTATGGAACAACCGTCCGAAAGTTTATCCAAGAAAAGAAGCTCGAGTTGATCTCCGGTCTATTGATAGACACTGAAATATCCCTTTTGGAACTATCGATAATGTTTAAGTTCAGTTCCATCAGTGCAATGAACAGAACTTTCAAAAAACATTCAGGAACAACGATGGGCAAGTTCCGTTCCCATCATAGAAATCTACACATTTCGTAA
- a CDS encoding RagB/SusD family nutrient uptake outer membrane protein, whose translation MKTHFLVFASMLIILCSCDHFLDIKPDQSIAIPENISDVRAILDQQSEINDNFPGLMDLAGDDYFVDFTTWQSKPVDDQMLYIWDGSATTEDPLTWNESYGAILIANVALESLDILESDGKDRSAINDLRGEAHFIRAIRLYHLSQLFCRPYESSTDNDGPGLPLRESSDLNATSFRVTVEQTYQYILDNLSKAISFLPKKSASITRPGLDAAYALQAKVYLSMQNYEKALTAAEQSLEIHPNLLDYNELDSSPSNPFTLNNKELIYYAHNVSAGRLITQALANVDTLLYDLFEEDDLRKKLFFEPKKNGYMAFKGQYSANQRNLFAGLATDEVYLIKAECEARLGKTNECLTTLNTLLEKRWEKGKFQRIQSDSSERLLSMVLSERRKQLMFRGIRWGDLRRLNQETRFETVIRRRFPNIGEEYLLPPRDLRYTFLIPMKVIEFSGMEQNPR comes from the coding sequence ATGAAAACACATTTTTTAGTATTTGCATCCATGCTCATTATATTATGTAGCTGCGATCATTTTCTGGATATCAAGCCTGACCAATCGATCGCTATTCCCGAAAACATTTCTGATGTTAGGGCAATTTTGGACCAACAATCTGAAATCAACGATAATTTCCCTGGATTGATGGATTTGGCGGGTGATGATTATTTTGTTGATTTTACGACTTGGCAATCAAAACCTGTCGATGACCAAATGCTTTACATTTGGGATGGAAGTGCAACGACGGAAGATCCCCTGACCTGGAACGAATCTTATGGGGCAATCCTTATAGCGAATGTTGCGTTGGAATCCCTTGATATCTTGGAGTCTGATGGCAAAGACAGATCCGCCATTAACGACCTCAGGGGTGAGGCCCATTTTATTCGAGCAATTCGACTATACCATCTTAGCCAATTGTTCTGCAGGCCTTATGAATCCAGTACCGATAACGATGGACCCGGACTTCCCTTGCGTGAGTCATCGGATCTCAATGCTACCTCCTTTCGAGTAACGGTGGAACAAACATACCAATACATCTTGGATAATTTATCCAAGGCTATTTCATTTCTGCCAAAAAAATCAGCCAGCATTACCCGACCCGGTCTAGATGCTGCGTATGCCCTTCAAGCAAAGGTTTATTTAAGTATGCAGAACTATGAAAAAGCCCTAACCGCAGCTGAGCAAAGCCTGGAAATCCATCCCAATCTGCTGGATTACAACGAGCTTGACTCCAGCCCTTCAAATCCTTTCACCCTGAATAATAAAGAATTGATATATTATGCGCATAATGTAAGTGCAGGGAGGTTAATTACACAGGCCCTGGCCAATGTCGATACGTTACTTTACGATCTTTTTGAAGAGGATGATCTGCGAAAGAAACTGTTTTTTGAACCTAAAAAGAACGGATATATGGCATTCAAAGGTCAGTATTCAGCCAATCAACGAAACCTTTTCGCAGGCTTGGCCACAGATGAGGTCTACCTTATAAAAGCTGAATGCGAAGCCAGGTTGGGTAAAACAAATGAATGTTTGACCACATTGAATACCCTGTTGGAAAAAAGATGGGAGAAAGGAAAATTCCAGAGGATCCAATCCGACTCTTCGGAAAGATTATTGTCGATGGTTCTTTCAGAAAGAAGAAAACAGTTGATGTTCCGAGGAATCCGTTGGGGTGATTTGAGAAGATTGAATCAAGAAACCCGCTTTGAAACCGTCATTAGAAGAAGATTTCCAAACATCGGTGAAGAATATTTGTTACCACCGAGAGATCTGCGCTATACATTTTTAATTCCTATGAAGGTGATTGAATTCTCAGGGATGGAACAGAATCCCAGATAA
- a CDS encoding SusC/RagA family TonB-linked outer membrane protein, protein MRILIVWLILVLAHNQVLAQTILQGQVLDKHLLAIEGATVSILGKPRLVKSEKDGQFTINSPIESGKLMVSKQGFKNSFISFKGRMEGIVIVLADSLIAVEEIKIVHTGYESLPKERSTGSFAKISADDITQRIGTNLIESIGGYMPSLQVETRHGETDLHVRGLSSFDLAMSKPLVVVDNFPYEGDLEDINPNDIESVTLLRDASATSIWGARAGNGVLVITRKKGRAGKAEMTLQSRTRISSKPDIYAYPSLKSSEFINVERMLFDEGFYDGLLDPLSNKYTIISPVVDLLAEHRSGKLTDQVLQEELKRLGTKDYRDELYKHLFRNPFLQETTFGISSSLSKLNYRGSIGHHQIIGNKVNESSNRITLSNQLNYAPSPNWIVSLALDQTHSTEQFMLQGEDFPLRIGGGRSYLYPYAELADVNGNFLSVPKGYNQHYLGMQQGTGLLDWNYYPLMELDRSLGRTPSSHFLGNLSIQWKPTTWLQTELMYGLENQKDGSDMLYGANSYYVRDLVNTYSNMMGQGLTNAIPQGSILDQGSGSMRSQKGRGMVRIDQSWNENHEIHGLIGMEFSQTRRETIASRVYGYNEDLRTSQPVDYVTVFPTYDGLLGSQRIQYGNSITEFNNRFVSVFANASYTYQSKYTLSGSARRDASNVFGVNTNNKWNPLWSVGFAWNMHREPWFGEASWLESLRLKGSYGHSGNAGGISATRPILRYVSPSTEWINSYPRAQVTSLPNANLKWEDVGMKNIGMEFSIFKGLLKGSFEYFVKHSTDLLSENYMDPTKGFSRATMNIGRMKGSGYDAELGVRLASSVLTWSSTLNFSKNLSKVTDYQGASERASFYTSNTGKRMNPREGLSPYPVFAYRFAGLEAQTGDPQGFLNNEPSIDYRKLLADSVNRLHYFGSSMAPYFGSWRNALGIKKFLLSFLVSYKFGHFKQSETINYSALFNSYVGHPDFEDRWRQPGDESETTIPSMKYPANTNRDKFYAESEANIIRADFIRLQDISLSYPLDIKLGNKITNMTITGQVNNVGVLWKRNKKGIDPENYPIPASRNFGLSVRLLY, encoded by the coding sequence ATGAGAATATTAATAGTATGGTTAATACTTGTGTTGGCACATAATCAAGTTTTAGCCCAGACGATTTTACAAGGGCAGGTCCTGGATAAGCACTTATTGGCAATCGAAGGTGCTACAGTGAGTATATTGGGAAAACCAAGGCTTGTTAAATCGGAAAAAGATGGGCAATTTACAATCAATAGTCCGATCGAGTCAGGAAAACTTATGGTTTCCAAACAAGGGTTTAAAAATTCCTTCATATCATTTAAGGGAAGAATGGAAGGTATAGTAATAGTTCTTGCAGATTCTTTAATTGCCGTTGAAGAGATCAAAATAGTTCATACCGGATACGAATCGCTTCCTAAGGAGCGATCTACCGGAAGTTTTGCTAAAATTTCAGCAGACGATATCACCCAAAGAATCGGCACGAATTTGATAGAGAGTATTGGGGGGTATATGCCCAGTTTGCAAGTTGAAACTCGACATGGTGAAACCGATCTCCATGTTCGAGGGCTTAGCTCGTTTGATCTGGCGATGAGCAAACCGCTAGTAGTGGTCGATAATTTTCCGTATGAAGGCGATCTTGAAGACATCAATCCTAATGATATAGAATCGGTAACATTGCTCCGAGATGCCTCTGCTACTAGTATTTGGGGGGCAAGGGCAGGCAATGGGGTATTGGTCATTACGCGTAAAAAGGGAAGGGCTGGAAAGGCCGAAATGACCTTGCAATCCAGAACACGTATTTCATCCAAACCAGATATCTATGCATATCCTAGCTTAAAATCATCAGAATTTATTAACGTGGAGAGGATGTTGTTTGATGAAGGCTTCTATGATGGTCTATTGGATCCACTTTCTAACAAGTATACCATTATTTCACCTGTTGTCGATCTACTGGCTGAACATCGGAGCGGGAAGCTAACAGATCAGGTCTTACAGGAAGAATTGAAGAGGTTGGGGACCAAAGATTATAGAGATGAACTTTATAAGCATCTTTTTCGTAATCCTTTTCTTCAGGAAACTACCTTTGGGATATCATCATCACTAAGCAAGCTCAATTATCGCGGGTCAATTGGGCACCATCAAATTATTGGCAACAAGGTAAATGAAAGTTCAAATCGGATTACACTAAGCAATCAGCTCAATTATGCGCCCAGTCCCAATTGGATTGTTAGTTTAGCCTTGGATCAGACCCATTCAACAGAACAGTTCATGCTCCAGGGGGAGGATTTCCCACTTAGGATTGGTGGGGGACGTTCTTATTTATATCCCTATGCTGAGCTGGCTGACGTCAACGGAAATTTTCTTTCTGTTCCCAAAGGCTACAACCAACATTATTTAGGTATGCAACAGGGGACTGGTTTATTGGATTGGAATTATTATCCCTTAATGGAACTTGACCGATCACTTGGTAGGACTCCTTCCTCCCATTTTCTTGGAAATCTATCCATACAATGGAAACCAACTACTTGGCTGCAGACCGAACTGATGTACGGATTGGAAAATCAAAAGGATGGAAGCGATATGCTTTATGGCGCGAATTCCTATTATGTGAGGGACTTGGTGAACACCTATAGTAACATGATGGGTCAGGGATTGACAAATGCCATTCCTCAGGGTAGCATTTTAGATCAGGGCAGTGGATCGATGAGAAGTCAAAAGGGCAGAGGAATGGTCCGAATCGATCAATCCTGGAACGAAAACCATGAAATCCATGGTCTGATTGGAATGGAATTCAGCCAAACGAGACGGGAGACGATTGCTTCTCGAGTGTACGGTTACAATGAAGATTTGCGAACCTCCCAGCCTGTTGATTATGTTACTGTTTTCCCGACCTATGACGGTCTGCTGGGAAGCCAGCGGATCCAATATGGGAACTCAATCACAGAATTCAATAATCGATTTGTATCTGTATTTGCCAATGCCTCCTATACCTACCAAAGTAAATACACCCTGAGCGGTTCAGCCAGGAGGGATGCATCCAATGTTTTTGGTGTCAATACAAATAATAAATGGAACCCGCTCTGGTCAGTAGGTTTTGCATGGAACATGCATCGGGAACCATGGTTTGGGGAGGCGAGTTGGCTGGAGTCGCTGCGACTCAAAGGAAGCTATGGTCACAGTGGAAACGCCGGTGGAATTTCGGCAACAAGACCAATCCTAAGATATGTAAGCCCCAGCACGGAATGGATCAATAGCTACCCCAGGGCACAGGTCACCTCACTTCCGAATGCAAATTTGAAGTGGGAAGATGTGGGAATGAAGAACATTGGCATGGAGTTCTCGATATTCAAGGGTTTGTTGAAAGGTTCCTTCGAATATTTTGTAAAGCATTCGACCGACCTTCTCTCGGAAAATTACATGGATCCAACCAAGGGATTTTCCAGAGCGACCATGAATATTGGGAGAATGAAAGGAAGTGGATATGATGCGGAACTGGGTGTAAGGTTAGCCTCTTCGGTCCTAACGTGGTCAAGTACGCTGAATTTTTCAAAAAATCTTTCGAAGGTAACAGACTATCAGGGGGCATCCGAAAGAGCTTCATTTTACACATCGAACACAGGAAAAAGGATGAACCCACGGGAAGGGCTGAGTCCCTATCCGGTCTTTGCCTATCGTTTTGCGGGTCTTGAGGCACAAACTGGAGATCCCCAGGGGTTTTTGAATAATGAACCGTCAATCGACTACCGAAAGCTGCTCGCAGATTCGGTCAATAGGTTGCACTATTTTGGATCATCAATGGCACCCTATTTCGGGAGCTGGCGCAATGCACTTGGAATCAAAAAGTTTCTACTGTCATTTCTGGTTTCATATAAATTCGGTCACTTCAAACAAAGCGAGACCATTAATTACAGTGCGCTCTTCAATTCCTATGTCGGGCATCCGGATTTTGAGGATCGATGGCGACAGCCTGGGGATGAATCGGAAACGACCATTCCGAGCATGAAATATCCGGCCAATACGAATAGGGATAAATTTTATGCAGAATCGGAAGCTAATATTATTCGAGCTGATTTTATCCGCTTACAGGACATCAGCCTTTCGTATCCTTTGGATATCAAACTGGGCAACAAAATTACTAACATGACCATAACTGGACAAGTTAACAATGTCGGTGTGCTTTGGAAAAGAAATAAAAAAGGTATCGACCCAGAAAATTATCCAATTCCGGCTTCACGAAATTTTGGCCTTTCTGTCCGTTTACTGTATTAA
- a CDS encoding redoxin family protein, giving the protein MSSIEPASTDVKYLPILRVGEKVPPEFWEIKHLLFENGQTREITLKEFKGKLLILDFWSTTCSICLKHQNEISHFKEKYKDRLAVVMVNPLKSYDNLSILQEKIEEPFFKSFGITKSNFTSIVEDEYLQSLFPSKGYPQYVWINSAGYVQLITFRNLLDRNYSSPYID; this is encoded by the coding sequence GTGTCTTCTATAGAGCCTGCGTCTACGGATGTAAAGTATTTGCCAATCTTGAGAGTCGGAGAGAAGGTTCCCCCAGAATTCTGGGAAATAAAGCACCTGCTATTCGAGAATGGACAAACGCGAGAAATTACCTTAAAAGAGTTCAAAGGGAAGCTGTTGATCCTTGACTTTTGGTCCACAACATGCAGCATCTGCCTGAAACACCAAAACGAGATTTCCCACTTTAAGGAAAAGTACAAAGACCGGTTGGCCGTTGTTATGGTCAACCCATTAAAAAGCTACGATAACCTTTCCATCCTTCAAGAGAAGATTGAAGAGCCTTTTTTTAAGTCTTTCGGAATCACCAAGTCCAATTTTACAAGCATCGTTGAAGATGAATATCTTCAATCGCTGTTTCCATCAAAGGGCTATCCTCAATATGTATGGATCAACTCGGCTGGATATGTACAATTGATCACCTTCAGGAACCTGCTGGACCGGAATTATTCTTCACCCTATATCGACTGA
- a CDS encoding DUF892 family protein, whose translation MFERSLVKSLPKMEKNATSQKLKIAISSHLEETKEHDSRLEEVFGSIGIKAKEEKCDTMSGILEEGKSIMGDTEPGTVRDAGIIAASQKVEHYEIATYGTLANFL comes from the coding sequence ATGTTTGAACGATCATTGGTAAAATCGCTCCCTAAAATGGAAAAAAATGCTACATCGCAAAAACTGAAAATAGCAATATCTTCTCATCTTGAAGAGACCAAAGAACATGACAGTAGACTGGAAGAAGTTTTTGGATCGATCGGAATTAAGGCGAAGGAAGAGAAATGTGATACTATGTCCGGAATCTTAGAAGAAGGTAAAAGTATTATGGGAGACACAGAACCCGGCACTGTGCGTGATGCGGGAATAATCGCCGCTTCCCAGAAAGTAGAGCATTATGAGATTGCAACCTATGGGACCCTTGCCAATTTTCTGTAA
- a CDS encoding alkaline phosphatase family protein encodes MKKNIIKFLICGTLGLASAFSTLFAQTKSIVIIFDGLRPDFINQEHMPNLFDLANKGSVALNSHSVFPTVTRLNSASLSTGSYPEKHGILGNTIHIADVDARKNYNTGNKSDLEIVKKQSKLGLLSNLTAAELLRQENKTLAVYSSGSSGQAFLQDPQEKGWTVNPEFIFPLSFRDSVFQTIASIESQKQPKFANHKWVVDAFLTFGLDKKPADITTVWLSEPDSKQHGFGIGSPEALEAIKFMDEQLGRILLAIKEKGLEDKVNVLVSADHGFITYAGEHTVKSMLEEEGFGDDLSNGKIVMADGAIFVKDKDQAKVERIVKLLQKQPWIGPIFTKSKNDTDLKGSVDGTFSFASIHWNHPDRAADILVTYSWDDAPNEFGYKGSAYNKSGGAAGHGGISSFEINTNLVLYGPSFKKAYQSTAPTSYIDIMPTLFSVLGVKNKHPMQGRVLAEFFKNKNVDANKVKQYIETAQNKEKNYTVELKFSEIDGHKYLDYGRRVK; translated from the coding sequence ATGAAAAAAAATATCATCAAGTTTTTAATTTGCGGTACCCTAGGTTTAGCGTCAGCTTTTTCGACTTTGTTCGCTCAAACGAAGTCTATTGTTATCATTTTTGATGGTCTGAGACCCGATTTTATCAATCAGGAGCATATGCCGAATCTATTTGATCTGGCAAATAAAGGGAGTGTTGCCTTAAATAGCCATAGCGTTTTCCCAACAGTGACGAGATTGAATTCTGCATCGCTTTCGACGGGATCTTATCCTGAAAAACACGGTATTCTCGGGAATACGATTCATATTGCAGATGTTGATGCGCGAAAAAATTATAATACCGGAAACAAAAGCGATTTGGAAATAGTGAAAAAGCAGTCCAAATTGGGGTTGTTATCTAATTTGACGGCCGCTGAATTACTCAGACAGGAAAATAAGACACTCGCAGTGTACAGCTCTGGATCTTCGGGCCAGGCTTTCTTACAGGACCCTCAGGAAAAAGGCTGGACAGTTAATCCGGAGTTTATTTTTCCGCTTTCTTTCCGAGATTCCGTTTTCCAAACGATAGCTTCTATTGAATCACAAAAGCAACCTAAATTTGCGAATCATAAATGGGTGGTAGATGCTTTTTTGACTTTTGGTTTAGATAAGAAGCCTGCGGATATCACGACCGTATGGCTTTCAGAACCGGATTCAAAGCAACATGGATTTGGAATTGGATCACCAGAAGCTTTGGAGGCGATAAAATTTATGGATGAGCAGCTAGGACGCATTCTTCTTGCTATTAAAGAAAAGGGATTGGAAGACAAAGTTAATGTCTTAGTCAGTGCCGATCATGGATTTATAACATACGCGGGCGAACATACCGTTAAAAGCATGCTAGAGGAAGAAGGCTTTGGAGACGACCTTAGTAATGGAAAAATAGTAATGGCAGATGGGGCGATCTTTGTGAAAGATAAAGACCAAGCAAAAGTGGAAAGGATAGTAAAGTTATTGCAAAAGCAGCCCTGGATTGGTCCAATCTTTACGAAATCTAAAAATGATACTGATTTAAAAGGAAGTGTAGATGGCACTTTTTCATTTGCAAGCATTCATTGGAACCACCCGGATCGCGCCGCGGATATCCTAGTAACGTATAGTTGGGATGACGCTCCAAATGAATTTGGATATAAAGGCTCGGCATACAATAAGAGCGGAGGAGCTGCAGGACATGGTGGTATTAGTTCGTTTGAAATTAATACTAACCTCGTGCTTTATGGTCCTTCATTCAAAAAAGCGTATCAATCCACGGCCCCTACATCTTATATTGATATTATGCCTACCTTGTTTTCCGTTTTAGGAGTTAAAAATAAACACCCTATGCAAGGAAGAGTGCTTGCTGAATTTTTTAAAAATAAAAATGTAGATGCAAATAAGGTAAAGCAGTATATCGAAACCGCACAGAATAAAGAAAAGAATTATACAGTTGAATTGAAGTTTAGCGAAATCGATGGACATAAATATTTGGACTACGGACGGAGGGTAAAATAG